In Ooceraea biroi isolate clonal line C1 chromosome 1, Obir_v5.4, whole genome shotgun sequence, the genomic stretch tccTCGCTGGGTTCAACCATTGGCAGTATTGACTTACGGAGTCTATCTCATCGCTGATATATTCCACGCTTTTCACATTGGACGAGCCAGAAGCGCCAAAATGTTTTCCTGTTTTaatgtagtatgtatatggcaAATTGTCTTACATGATTGTTTAtcacattatatattaattgtattctTACTGCAATATCTTTAAATAACCTTATAAAAGCTGTGTTTATTTGTGATAGAATTTGTTTCTTGTTGTCTAGATATGGGAAAGTATATCGACTGTGATTACATCCTTTGTGGTCTCTTTATTCATCGCGATATGCATCAAGATGCCATTTAGACAACTGGTAAAACAATTCTACTCTTCGAAGAAGTAATAATACTGATAAAaggtagtaataataaataagattaaaaaaataaaaattgctcaTTCTTGTTGTTTATATTTGATTGCCAGAATCCATCTGTATTGTTATAATGGAACAGTATAAGAAGGGAAAGAAAGCAAAAATGTCTACAAATTTTTGCGGAGTGGCAgcataataatgtatttgaaCTACGTTATTTACAGGAAcccacaaaaatattttttgagttTGATGAACTTGAAAAATGGTGTAATGTAGATCAAAGTAATGGAAACGTAATTTTTTAA encodes the following:
- the LOC105275075 gene encoding uncharacterized protein LOC105275075 isoform X3, whose amino-acid sequence is MIVVLSTGSQLEFYHNIFTPRWVQPLAVLTYGVYLIADIFHAFHIGRARSAKMFSCFNVIWESISTVITSFVVSLFIAICIKMPFRQLVKQFYSSKK